The following coding sequences lie in one Myxococcus xanthus genomic window:
- a CDS encoding FG-GAP-like repeat-containing protein, producing MSVGPGVSPAAQVYVPLHTAPRVERWGWVWPRWNDPRLPFAFLLTLYGVLGFTFFGFNRSPWQMAAIVVTGSVLDVALGWGLKRQKVVPLSAYISCCSLALLLNYSHSSWLLLLPVWIAIGSKYVLTFQGRHVFNPSMFGVAMSLLFTRELITAAPAYQWANGEVALSAFILMAALVLFFFRVGRGWLVVSFLFFYALQTALRAYVLRHHLPPEVLFLGTLGAPSFFIFVFYMLTDPATSPGTRRGQILLALAVTLVDLVLHFKESVYTFFYAALTCATVRFLFIHARAAWQRGWRESLNTLVSSGWLKRAAVVGGLGGLMVGGYTLAATPGVRTTPLDFRMERVEARDAGLDSTMGHTLEELDPRLGHVAKWLVAVGDAVAVGDYDGDGRPDLFLTHPLARPEDHAVLYRNLGDLRFERVPVPALERFATRYKEEGLPGGGTFVDWDGDGDLDLAVAVAFGPVRLLRNTLRETGTAGFEDVTEAAGVTDHAVSLGLTFLDYDRDGHLDLFVLNVMTTHLPGYEPPVPLNLFRLPEPEHAEDRRMFRFMHDGWHNAANGGLNALYRGRGDGTFEKVDIAAMGMPETHWSLAVSTVDFNRDGWTDLYVANDFGPDDVYLNEGGKHFRRVAGRLFGEIGKDTYKGMNASVADFDRNGWLDLYVSNVHHSLQAEGSLLWMVGPGKDAFTPEFRDEATFRGALNERRFGWGAAAGDLDNDGWPDLVQANGMVDERLDAARWRIPDGQRKDYWYVNHKLMQSGPEIHTYADKWGDIRGRTIYPNEARRAYLNLGDAKPGHFVDLARELGLDDPDNSRGVLLSDLDGDGDVDALITNQHGPVSLYRNTLRSEERQDAHFVGLTLVGHGGRTHRSAVGTRVVVSYEEAGKRVEQVQEVGLMGGFSAAADARLHFGLGRYSGPVTARVHWYGGDVQEVSLTPDRTHELRQPPDAEVLQGRARP from the coding sequence ATGAGCGTTGGTCCCGGGGTGAGCCCGGCTGCACAGGTGTATGTCCCGCTGCACACGGCGCCACGTGTCGAACGCTGGGGCTGGGTCTGGCCTCGCTGGAACGACCCGCGCCTGCCCTTCGCCTTCCTGCTGACGCTCTACGGCGTGCTCGGCTTCACCTTCTTCGGCTTCAACCGCAGCCCGTGGCAGATGGCCGCCATCGTGGTGACGGGCAGCGTGTTGGACGTCGCGCTGGGCTGGGGGCTGAAGCGGCAGAAGGTCGTGCCCCTGAGCGCGTACATCTCCTGCTGCTCGCTGGCGCTGCTGCTCAACTACTCGCATTCGAGCTGGCTGCTCCTCCTTCCTGTGTGGATCGCCATCGGCTCGAAGTACGTGCTCACCTTCCAGGGCCGCCACGTCTTCAATCCGTCCATGTTCGGCGTGGCCATGTCGCTGCTCTTCACCCGGGAGCTCATCACCGCCGCGCCCGCCTATCAGTGGGCCAACGGCGAGGTGGCCCTCTCCGCCTTCATCCTCATGGCGGCGCTGGTGCTGTTCTTCTTCCGGGTGGGGCGCGGGTGGCTGGTGGTCAGCTTCCTCTTCTTCTACGCGCTCCAGACGGCGCTGCGCGCCTATGTGCTCCGGCACCACCTGCCGCCGGAGGTCCTCTTCCTCGGTACGCTGGGCGCGCCGTCGTTCTTCATCTTCGTCTTCTACATGCTCACCGACCCGGCCACGTCTCCGGGCACGCGGCGCGGGCAGATACTGCTGGCGCTGGCGGTGACGCTGGTGGACCTGGTGCTGCACTTCAAGGAGAGCGTCTACACGTTCTTCTATGCGGCCCTCACGTGCGCCACGGTCCGCTTCCTGTTCATCCACGCGCGAGCCGCCTGGCAGCGCGGGTGGCGCGAGTCCTTGAACACGCTGGTGTCGTCGGGCTGGCTGAAGCGCGCGGCGGTGGTGGGCGGGCTGGGAGGTCTCATGGTGGGTGGCTACACCCTGGCCGCCACGCCCGGAGTCCGGACCACGCCGCTGGACTTCCGCATGGAGCGCGTGGAGGCGCGGGACGCGGGGCTCGACTCCACCATGGGCCACACGCTCGAGGAGCTGGACCCTCGGCTGGGGCACGTCGCGAAGTGGCTGGTGGCGGTGGGGGACGCGGTCGCCGTGGGGGACTACGACGGGGATGGTCGGCCGGACCTGTTCCTCACGCACCCGCTGGCTCGGCCCGAGGACCACGCGGTCCTCTATCGCAACCTGGGCGACCTCCGCTTCGAACGGGTGCCCGTGCCCGCGCTGGAGCGCTTCGCCACGCGCTACAAGGAAGAGGGGCTGCCGGGCGGCGGCACCTTCGTGGATTGGGATGGTGACGGTGACCTGGACCTCGCGGTGGCGGTGGCCTTCGGGCCCGTCCGGCTGCTGCGCAACACGCTGCGCGAGACGGGCACCGCGGGCTTCGAGGATGTGACGGAGGCCGCGGGCGTGACGGACCACGCGGTGAGCCTGGGCCTCACCTTCCTGGACTACGACCGGGACGGGCACCTGGACCTCTTCGTCCTCAACGTGATGACCACGCACCTGCCGGGCTACGAGCCGCCGGTGCCGCTCAACCTCTTCCGTCTGCCGGAGCCCGAGCACGCAGAGGACCGCCGCATGTTCCGCTTCATGCATGACGGCTGGCACAACGCGGCCAACGGCGGGCTCAACGCGCTCTACCGGGGACGGGGAGACGGCACCTTCGAGAAGGTGGACATCGCCGCCATGGGCATGCCGGAGACGCACTGGTCGCTGGCGGTGAGCACGGTGGACTTCAACCGCGACGGGTGGACGGACCTGTACGTGGCCAACGACTTCGGGCCGGACGACGTCTACCTCAACGAGGGCGGCAAGCACTTCCGCCGCGTGGCGGGCCGGCTCTTCGGTGAGATTGGAAAGGACACATACAAGGGGATGAATGCCTCCGTGGCGGACTTCGACCGCAACGGCTGGTTGGACCTGTACGTCTCCAACGTCCACCACTCGCTCCAGGCGGAGGGCAGCCTGCTGTGGATGGTGGGCCCCGGGAAGGACGCCTTCACGCCGGAGTTCCGGGACGAGGCCACCTTCCGTGGCGCGCTCAACGAGCGGCGCTTCGGCTGGGGCGCGGCGGCGGGAGACCTGGACAACGACGGCTGGCCGGACCTGGTGCAGGCCAATGGCATGGTGGATGAACGCCTGGATGCGGCGCGGTGGCGCATCCCCGATGGCCAGCGCAAGGATTACTGGTACGTCAACCACAAGCTGATGCAGTCCGGCCCGGAGATCCACACGTACGCGGACAAGTGGGGCGACATCCGGGGCCGCACCATCTATCCGAATGAAGCGCGCCGCGCGTATCTCAACCTGGGGGATGCGAAGCCCGGACACTTCGTGGACCTGGCGCGAGAGCTTGGGTTGGACGACCCGGACAACTCGCGAGGCGTGCTGCTCTCGGACCTGGATGGGGACGGTGACGTGGACGCGCTCATCACCAATCAGCACGGACCGGTGTCGCTGTATCGCAACACGCTGCGCTCGGAGGAACGCCAGGATGCGCACTTCGTGGGACTCACGTTGGTGGGCCACGGTGGACGCACGCACCGGAGCGCCGTGGGCACCCGGGTGGTCGTCTCCTACGAGGAGGCGGGGAAGCGCGTGGAGCAGGTGCAGGAGGTGGGGTTGATGGGCGGTTTCTCCGCGGCGGCGGACGCACGGCTGCACTTCGGGCTGGGCCGGTACTCGGGGCCCGTGACGGCGCGGGTGCACTGGTACGGGGGCGACGTGCAGGAGGTGTCGCTGACGCCGGACCGCACGCACGAGCTTCGGCAGCCTCCCGACGCGGAGGTGTTGCAAGGGCGTGCCCGGCCATGA
- a CDS encoding DUF2169 family type VI secretion system accessory protein: MGHPTLENETPFAFDMMGLADEDGRPLLLLVVKATYAFGPSGLKLADTQVPVTWSGESWGKPGESSDKFEPESAFIKLATDVALIGHAYPPQKGATEALVALQVGPLKKAVRVVGERTWFKSMGRIAATRPLPFDKIPLTWERAFGGWDKTDTAKPAFEPRNPAGVGFRASPRHFEEGLKLPNLEDPATEPLRDFGQKVVPAGFGFTSPHWQPRARYGGTYDEAWSRTRKPLLPKDFDRRFFNAAAPGLIAPGYLKGDEPVIIAGASPKGRLSFALPGQSAPGVTVALAGGEDATPVMHLDTVTLDTDEEQVTLLWRGHVTLVEGLHDVRGLKVTAQGVSAPKAA, encoded by the coding sequence ATGGGACATCCCACCCTCGAGAATGAAACGCCCTTTGCCTTCGACATGATGGGCCTCGCCGACGAGGACGGCAGGCCCCTGCTGTTGCTCGTCGTGAAGGCCACCTATGCCTTTGGCCCCTCCGGATTGAAGCTCGCCGACACGCAGGTGCCGGTGACGTGGAGCGGTGAGTCCTGGGGCAAGCCCGGCGAGTCCAGCGACAAGTTCGAACCCGAGAGCGCCTTCATCAAGCTGGCCACGGACGTGGCGCTGATTGGCCATGCCTACCCGCCCCAGAAGGGCGCCACCGAGGCGCTGGTGGCACTTCAGGTCGGGCCGCTGAAGAAGGCCGTGCGCGTCGTGGGCGAGCGGACCTGGTTCAAGAGCATGGGGCGTATCGCGGCCACCAGGCCGCTCCCCTTCGACAAAATCCCGCTCACGTGGGAGCGCGCCTTCGGCGGCTGGGACAAGACAGACACCGCGAAGCCGGCCTTCGAGCCGCGCAACCCCGCGGGCGTGGGCTTCCGCGCCAGTCCTCGCCACTTCGAGGAGGGGCTGAAGCTGCCCAACCTGGAGGACCCCGCCACCGAGCCCCTGCGCGACTTCGGCCAGAAGGTGGTGCCCGCGGGCTTCGGCTTCACGTCTCCCCATTGGCAGCCTCGCGCCCGATACGGCGGGACCTACGACGAGGCCTGGAGCAGGACGCGCAAGCCCTTGCTGCCCAAGGACTTCGACCGGCGGTTCTTCAACGCCGCCGCGCCGGGCCTCATCGCTCCTGGCTACCTGAAGGGGGACGAGCCGGTCATCATCGCTGGCGCGTCCCCCAAGGGCCGGCTGTCCTTCGCGCTCCCCGGGCAGTCCGCGCCGGGCGTCACCGTGGCGCTCGCGGGGGGCGAGGACGCGACACCCGTCATGCACCTGGACACCGTGACCCTGGACACCGACGAGGAGCAGGTGACGCTCCTCTGGCGTGGACACGTCACCCTGGTCGAGGGCCTCCACGACGTGCGGGGCCTGAAGGTCACCGCCCAGGGTGTGAGCGCGCCCAAGGCGGCCTGA
- a CDS encoding DUF4150 domain-containing protein — protein sequence MAVNTGVNKMSVVTKDSGGVTVAFPDVCKTPSPAGPVPIPYPNVAQSSDTDKGTKKVSVAGNPVCVKDSNFKMSTGDEAGTAGGGVVSGKTKGKAEFVNFSFDVKFEGKNVARAFDLMLHNDKNTPPFPVMQGPVIAMGGNEGTPQCLVCEEDI from the coding sequence ATGGCGGTCAATACCGGTGTGAACAAGATGTCCGTGGTGACGAAGGACAGCGGCGGCGTCACCGTTGCCTTCCCGGACGTATGCAAGACACCCAGCCCGGCCGGGCCCGTGCCCATCCCCTACCCCAACGTGGCCCAGTCCTCGGACACCGACAAGGGCACGAAGAAGGTCTCCGTGGCTGGCAACCCGGTGTGCGTGAAGGACTCCAACTTCAAGATGAGCACCGGCGACGAAGCCGGCACCGCGGGCGGCGGCGTGGTCTCAGGCAAGACGAAGGGCAAGGCGGAGTTCGTCAACTTCTCCTTCGACGTGAAGTTCGAAGGGAAGAACGTGGCGCGCGCCTTCGACCTGATGCTCCACAACGACAAGAACACGCCGCCGTTCCCCGTCATGCAGGGGCCCGTCATCGCCATGGGTGGCAATGAAGGCACGCCCCAGTGCCTCGTCTGCGAAGAAGACATCTAA
- a CDS encoding TIGR02270 family protein: MARDFLADASFFWTLREQGLLAPDYSLQEFQTGPEQRLLACLDALQLGGPRVTRELLLPALSSDEPEQVACAASVLLSQPGQEHLDAVLSTLADEGGANPSSQGAAWALELHPSPRAVPQLLALFDEGAPVVQARVMDILTAWGTAPSRNLDEAVTSKDSALAQAGLRAARRFPSRLERAALQRALESNDAEVRNTALETALRLGHGSAWTGCVDAVRRKDAGWGPSAALLAMGGDPQDLDLLLKALQEPALRKEALWALGLSGRVAAVGPLLEAMKDESVAQVAAEAFCAITGLVLTGPFVSEAEPWTPDTPEDEAAPPLGPEHALPVPAPEAVANWWQQVQKDFSPQVRYLGGKPFSTETLLDALMTGPMRRRSALALELAIRSQGAFQLRVRDWAPRQWKTLQAAKAGLQGRLPLAPFRAFSPSTVLADESPVQADALFPRVVWQRPPPPGALAITGLGMVSSLGDGVVGSCAAARVGVARPGALEDLTFVDEDSGESLPVTGHAIPHLTQGYAGVGRLVRLGAVALADLQHHSGMQAGPRTGIFLNLPSGFLLEAAERQERKAASEEAEPDGEAEDADASSDFDETPLLAATLRERYAETLLPRLLAQAAVPGGVTQQAVFFGDSPGFVTALRAAERALRSGALDRCIVGGIDSIVELEWLDALDALRMLKTRERPTGLMPGEGAAFVLLELADAASRRGTPAVAYVDAMAASSEPEHLFAGKPHVGVALSSVIAEVLGSLEDRGQTTGLVIADLDGTAPRSQDWGYAQLRLNSAPLKEAVTWYPADAWGGLGAATGAVAVCMAARGFARGYLPTSGVLTWLWGWNGERAAFHLRPPSAR; the protein is encoded by the coding sequence ATGGCCAGAGACTTCCTCGCGGACGCGTCCTTCTTCTGGACGCTGCGTGAGCAAGGGCTCCTCGCCCCCGACTACTCTCTTCAAGAGTTCCAAACGGGGCCCGAGCAACGATTGCTCGCGTGCCTGGACGCGTTGCAGCTCGGAGGTCCCCGGGTCACCCGGGAGTTGCTGCTGCCGGCGCTGTCCTCGGACGAGCCAGAGCAGGTGGCCTGTGCAGCCAGCGTCCTCTTGTCGCAGCCCGGGCAGGAGCACCTCGACGCCGTGCTCTCCACGTTGGCGGACGAAGGCGGCGCCAATCCTTCGAGCCAGGGGGCCGCATGGGCACTGGAGCTCCACCCCAGCCCTCGCGCTGTTCCCCAGCTCCTCGCCTTGTTCGACGAAGGCGCCCCCGTCGTGCAGGCACGGGTGATGGACATCCTGACGGCGTGGGGGACGGCTCCTTCCCGGAACCTGGATGAGGCCGTTACGTCGAAGGACAGCGCCCTGGCCCAGGCGGGACTGCGCGCCGCCCGTCGCTTCCCTTCCCGACTGGAACGCGCCGCGCTTCAACGTGCCCTGGAGTCCAACGACGCGGAGGTCCGCAACACGGCGCTGGAGACAGCCTTGCGTCTGGGCCACGGCTCCGCATGGACCGGCTGTGTCGACGCCGTCCGTCGCAAGGATGCAGGCTGGGGGCCCTCCGCGGCGCTCCTCGCGATGGGGGGCGACCCCCAGGATTTGGACCTGCTCCTGAAGGCACTCCAGGAGCCAGCGCTGCGAAAAGAGGCGCTCTGGGCGCTGGGGCTCAGCGGGCGCGTCGCCGCCGTAGGTCCCCTCCTGGAGGCCATGAAGGACGAGTCGGTCGCGCAGGTGGCGGCGGAGGCCTTTTGCGCCATCACCGGCCTCGTCCTCACCGGACCGTTCGTGTCGGAGGCGGAGCCCTGGACCCCCGATACACCTGAAGATGAAGCAGCGCCGCCCCTGGGCCCGGAGCACGCCCTTCCCGTGCCCGCGCCGGAAGCCGTGGCGAACTGGTGGCAGCAGGTCCAGAAGGACTTCTCGCCCCAGGTCCGATACCTCGGCGGGAAGCCCTTCAGCACCGAGACACTCCTCGATGCTCTGATGACAGGCCCCATGCGCAGACGCTCAGCGCTGGCGCTCGAGCTGGCCATCCGGAGCCAGGGCGCATTCCAGCTTCGCGTCCGGGATTGGGCCCCGAGGCAATGGAAGACACTCCAGGCAGCGAAAGCGGGCTTGCAGGGGCGATTGCCGCTGGCGCCATTCCGCGCCTTCTCGCCCTCGACCGTCCTGGCCGACGAGTCCCCCGTCCAAGCGGACGCGCTCTTTCCGCGCGTGGTCTGGCAGCGCCCGCCCCCTCCAGGTGCGCTCGCCATCACGGGCCTGGGGATGGTGTCGTCGCTGGGCGATGGCGTGGTGGGGAGCTGCGCGGCGGCGCGCGTGGGCGTGGCCCGGCCAGGCGCGCTCGAGGACCTCACCTTCGTGGACGAGGACTCGGGTGAGTCGCTCCCCGTGACGGGGCATGCCATCCCGCATCTCACGCAAGGGTACGCGGGCGTGGGGCGCCTGGTGCGGCTGGGAGCGGTTGCCCTGGCGGACCTCCAACACCACTCCGGCATGCAGGCGGGGCCGCGCACGGGCATCTTCCTCAACCTTCCCAGCGGCTTCCTCCTGGAGGCCGCGGAGCGACAGGAGCGAAAGGCCGCCAGCGAAGAGGCGGAGCCCGACGGCGAGGCTGAGGACGCTGATGCATCCTCTGATTTCGACGAAACGCCGCTGCTCGCTGCGACGCTTCGCGAACGCTACGCAGAGACACTCCTGCCCCGGCTGCTCGCGCAGGCCGCCGTACCAGGGGGCGTCACCCAGCAGGCCGTCTTCTTCGGAGACTCCCCCGGCTTCGTCACGGCCCTGCGTGCCGCGGAACGCGCGCTGAGGTCCGGCGCGCTGGACCGATGCATCGTGGGAGGCATCGACAGCATCGTTGAGCTCGAGTGGCTGGACGCGCTGGACGCGCTCCGAATGCTGAAGACGCGCGAGCGGCCCACCGGGCTGATGCCTGGCGAGGGCGCGGCCTTCGTGCTCCTGGAACTCGCGGACGCGGCCTCTCGCCGGGGCACACCGGCCGTCGCCTACGTCGACGCCATGGCTGCGTCCTCCGAACCCGAACACCTGTTCGCAGGCAAGCCGCACGTCGGCGTGGCCCTGTCCTCCGTCATCGCGGAGGTGCTCGGGAGCCTCGAGGACCGTGGCCAGACGACGGGGCTCGTCATCGCGGACCTCGACGGCACCGCGCCCCGCTCCCAGGACTGGGGCTACGCGCAGCTACGACTGAACAGCGCGCCGCTGAAGGAGGCTGTCACCTGGTACCCCGCGGATGCGTGGGGAGGGCTGGGCGCGGCGACCGGTGCCGTCGCGGTCTGCATGGCGGCACGCGGGTTCGCGAGAGGCTACCTACCCACGTCCGGCGTCCTGACCTGGCTCTGGGGATGGAACGGGGAGCGGGCGGCCTTCCACCTGCGGCCGCCCTCCGCGCGCTGA
- a CDS encoding Imm49 family immunity protein, with amino-acid sequence MLKMDFIRENAFFAVEELEKGLKQPLTAIQRETLLTRLSTYLRIAAISTLLVEADTPAFRRCLRQSATARRDLLVEAHARSDVTPGRFACASRTDPLFDALATGEAGLAQEIARHSPRQWSEKDEFEDDFRYADFLHELLLAGTQGLSAGAERALAAFQQCSADTGSTRLAVCEALASADQDAFDLTLEELLVERAREFKDAGVPSHPERFQTERHIFVEGLALLRLAEGRGLRTHPEYRMLPRLAR; translated from the coding sequence ATGCTGAAGATGGACTTCATTCGCGAGAATGCGTTCTTTGCGGTTGAGGAGCTGGAGAAGGGGCTGAAGCAGCCGCTCACAGCGATCCAGCGAGAGACGCTCCTGACGCGGCTCTCTACGTACCTTCGCATCGCCGCCATCAGCACCTTGCTGGTGGAGGCGGACACGCCCGCCTTCCGGAGATGCCTGCGCCAGTCCGCCACCGCCCGCAGGGATTTGCTGGTCGAAGCCCACGCGCGTTCGGACGTGACTCCAGGGCGGTTTGCGTGTGCCAGCCGTACGGATCCGCTGTTCGATGCGCTCGCCACGGGCGAGGCCGGCCTGGCGCAGGAAATCGCCCGGCATTCGCCCCGCCAATGGTCGGAGAAAGACGAGTTCGAGGATGACTTCCGTTACGCGGACTTCCTCCACGAACTCCTGCTCGCGGGAACCCAGGGGCTCTCCGCTGGGGCCGAGCGTGCCCTCGCCGCTTTCCAGCAGTGCTCCGCCGACACGGGCTCCACGCGGCTCGCCGTGTGCGAAGCCCTCGCGTCTGCGGACCAGGACGCGTTCGACCTGACGCTAGAAGAGTTGCTGGTCGAACGGGCGCGAGAGTTCAAGGACGCGGGCGTGCCGTCCCACCCAGAGCGCTTCCAGACCGAGCGCCACATCTTCGTCGAGGGACTGGCCCTGCTCCGGCTGGCGGAGGGCCGTGGATTGCGGACCCACCCCGAGTACCGGATGCTCCCTCGGCTCGCGCGCTGA